The Lathyrus oleraceus cultivar Zhongwan6 chromosome 5, CAAS_Psat_ZW6_1.0, whole genome shotgun sequence genome includes the window ATACTCCACTTCTACAAAGAATGCAAACCTTATTCTTTCAACCAAGATTTTGTATCTCAATTTCTTGGGTAAGTATAAATCCACCAACACCCTTACATAGTGTCCAAAAGATATATCAGATAGTGGTTTTGGAAGTCGAGTCTATACATATTGAAGTTCCAATGCTACTTGCTATAACGAAAAGGATTTCAGGCCTCTAGTATTCATGTGGTAGACCATGAATTCGAATCCAAATCTGTGTTGAAGTTTGATTGATGGTAAAAGGGATGAAATCCTTGGTCCAGGGGAAGAGTTTTAGGGATCCAAGGTTGACATTCCAAGAGTTAGCTGGCTTAACTCTTTTGACATTTTGGAAAGCATGAGAAGGAAAACTCAAAGAATCTTTTGCCTAAAGATGTTAACTCCAATTTTCCAATGGATGTCCAAAGATCATTTAGCCTGCCGCACAAGTTAACAACCATTAATGGTGTTGATCCCTTTGAGCAAATGATTCTTCCATGCAGATTATCTTTGTAGGCTTCAAGACCAAGTTAGTATTCTTCCTCAAGAATAGAGATTGCAATGTGACCATCCTTAATGCATGGAACCTGAAGCTGACTCAATGAAATGTTACATACATTACTAACCTCATGTGCAAATGTTTTGTTAGTAGGAGAGGGGTTTTGTGACCATATTGCTTGTCGTCACCACTCAGGCAACATATGTTTCAAGAAAGATTTAGAAAAGAAGATATAAAATTATTGATCTAACTCTAATAAgatgaaaacaaatgaaaaagatGATAAAAGAATATGCAAGTGTTTTTCATGGTATCTCTTTCGCCAGAGCTCAAGATATTTCTAAATTTATACCTttatatctatataatatatattagatatttaaatttatattacataaaaattatgttaattaattattaaaatatattattaataaattatttatatatttGAGTATAAGTATTCgtttttttatttataatttaatGTGTTTTTTACACATATTAAATGTTAAAACTTTGATTTTTTTACgttataatattttttaaatataatacTTTATGATCAactgattttttttttatatattttttgttaGAAATGGAGATAATTGGAACGGATATACTAGTAATAAGTTGGTGGATTTTTCAAGAATAATAAATGATAGAACGAAACAAACTTTCCGTGACATCACCGCTGATCAACAAAAATATCGAAAATTAATCAACGCTTCCTTCCACGTGTTGATGGCGTTTCTCTAGAACCCACACCAGATAACTACCTCAGGCGCCAACAACACCAGAGTATTTCTGTCTTGCATCACTTCTTGATCCAAATTCCATTCACAATCTTCCTCTTATTATTTCCAGCCCTTTAACTCTCCTCTCATTAACAACGCAAACAGGGTTTTACTTTTAGTTTTCCACACTCAATTTCCATAAAACCtaagttttttttttcttctcatTCCCAATATTTTTCTAGGGTTTCACtttcatttcatttcattcaCAACCATGGGTGGTGAGTGGCATGATTGGCAATCTCTTCTTCAATCCATTTTCATCGGTCTTATTTTCTCTTACTTTCTCGCTAAGCTCATATCCATCGTCGTTTCTTTCAACAACGACAATCTCACCATCACCCGCAACACTAACATCGCCGCCACAGAACACCACGACGATGCTTCCAAACACGACGACGTCGTTTCCGATACCGGACACCGTTTCGAAACTGCTGAACGTGAGTCGGTCATGGCGGAGCAAGGTAGCATCAGAAACGAGAGCGTTGACGGTGGTGATGAGGATGACTATGACGACGATTGGGAAGGTGTTGAGAGTACTGAATTGGATGAAGCTTTCAGCGCCGCTACTGCTTTTGTTGCTGCCGCCGCCGCCGATCGTCTCTCTCAGAAGGTTTCTAATGATATTCAGCTTCAGCTTTACGGGTTGTATAAAATTGCCACTGAAGGTCCGTGTAGCACGCCGCAGCCTTCTCCCCTCAAAATGACGGCTCGTTCCAAATGGTATTTGTTCTTTCTTGTAGCACTTGCTTTCTTTGAAACTGTTCTGTGAGAGTTTGAATCTTGTAGACGACAAAATAAAGGAAAAGTTTTAACAGTAAGCGACATAAGTAAAGGAAAGTGTTAATAACATATATTTGGAATCTTTTGTTTCTGCTGGTTTATGAGTTTTAATTACAATGTTTTTTCTGGCTATGTTCAAATAGCAAACTCAAATGTGGGATCCGCGGTTTTTGAGCTTATTTTAGGTGGAATTATGTTATTAACTTCAAATTTGGGAGCCTAATCGTGTTGGGAATATTTTTTAAATTGTGATTTTGTTAACTGTTTTGCTTAGATGCTAATATCTCTCCAACCCTTTATAGGCAAGCGTGGCAGAAATTGGGTGCTATGCCTCCGGAAGATGCAATGCAGAAGTATATTGACATTGTGTCAGAGCTATATCCTACTTGGCTTGATGGTGCACCTTTGGTGAGCTAATGAACCGGTTCTTGTGTTCTAAATGGATGAATCACTGATTCTTTCATTAGATTTGAAATGAAAGTAGTATGTTTATTGCTTACATTGGTTATGTGTGTCTTTCTGTGTTGTTTTTTATCCAGTCTCTAACTACCTAATCCTTGTTGTGTATGTAAAGAGAAGCAAAACCGGCGATAGTGGGGGCCCTAGTTCAGAGGCCCGGGGACCAATGGGACCAGTATTCAGCTCTTTTGTTTATGAAGAAGAATGCAGCAGTGATTCGTAAGATTTTGTAAAATTCAAACTATATATCCGTTTTTGTGCATATATCTACTTTAGATGCTACACGTTACTAATTTGCTATGAATTAAATATAATCAATCACCTTGATGGTTTCTCAATGCTTTTCCCGTGATTAGAATATCTACTGTAGATGGCCACGCGTTACTAATTTGTTATGAATTAAATGTATTTGCCTTGATGTATTCTCGATGTTTTTCCAGTAATTAGATTATCTACTGTAGATGGCCACATGTAATTGCCTTGATGTTTTCTCTATGTTTTTTCCAGTAATTAGAATATCTACTGTAGATGGCCACGTGTTACTAATTTGTTATAATTAAATGTAGATGCCTTGATGTATTCTTGATGTTTTTCCAGTAATTAGAATGGAGGGATGTCTTGAATTGGTAATTCTAATAGTTTTGATTCTTTAACCTTTTTTGGTACTTAGAAGGTTTATGAATCATTCTGGAGCGAATTCTTGCTCCATGTAAAAGGCTCCTCTGCCCTTTTTTGGTACTTAAGAGCATAGTTATTAATAGTGGCAGCTCTAGGCGCTATCCCGAGATTCTCTCCTGGTGCGGCAACCCTCCGCTACCGAGGAGGGGCGCGCATCCCAGTTTTGGATAGCGGTCGGAAAAGCTGGGATAGCGGGTCGTGGAAGCGGAGCGCTTCCCGGTCCGGAGCGGCTTTCTGCTTTTTGGGCTTTTTTGAAGTGAGAAAAGACCTTTTTACCCTTACAAAATtttaaaattggaaaattgatTATAGTCGTTTGTGTTTTCTCCTCTTTCATTTGCGTTTTCACCTTTCTCCATCACGTTTCTTCTGTTCGCAGCTTCTCTCTATTCTTCTATTCTTCTTCTCTACTTCTGTTTTCTGCATTTCTATTTTGTTCTCTATCCTGTTCTTCTCTATTCATTGTTTTTCTATTAATTTTCAAGTTTTTTTCCCTTTCATGCATtgcttttttttctttcttttaaaatattttgattatGGGATTAATGTATATATAGATTATTCATAAAATTAGTCTAAAAAGTTAT containing:
- the LOC127081845 gene encoding acyl-CoA-binding domain-containing protein 1, which gives rise to MGGEWHDWQSLLQSIFIGLIFSYFLAKLISIVVSFNNDNLTITRNTNIAATEHHDDASKHDDVVSDTGHRFETAERESVMAEQGSIRNESVDGGDEDDYDDDWEGVESTELDEAFSAATAFVAAAAADRLSQKVSNDIQLQLYGLYKIATEGPCSTPQPSPLKMTARSKWQAWQKLGAMPPEDAMQKYIDIVSELYPTWLDGAPLRSKTGDSGGPSSEARGPMGPVFSSFVYEEECSSDSKMDAIHGFAREGDMTNLLKCVENGISVNLKDSEGRTPLHWAVDRGHLNVTELLLSKNADVNAKDNDGQTPLHYAVTCEREAIAEYLVKHSADINSKDNEGSSSRDICSSKWPFMQHEEEAK